Proteins from a single region of Pseudarthrobacter sp. NIBRBAC000502772:
- a CDS encoding alpha/beta fold hydrolase produces MISTNATPKWTGMVLVDDTALAVTDSGGSGTPVIYLNGQFATQGYWRRVIAELGPDWRHITYDERARGRKSGRSADYSFAAAVGDVDAVLEARGVDRALVVGWSYGAFVAAHWASRNPDRTIGAVLVDGAQPHDWFTDEMVQGIQGVFRRLQWLMVPLRLTGLTPRMTALEMAQCNIEVGRLARERELGPVMDRITVPTRYVLASGTSFGSKGDEQEKIRASVPAVAERNPHITIHAKVASNHGAILRKDFRAIAEAVRGVAG; encoded by the coding sequence ATGATCAGCACGAACGCGACCCCGAAATGGACCGGCATGGTACTGGTCGACGACACTGCTCTGGCCGTCACCGATTCAGGTGGCTCCGGGACGCCGGTGATCTACCTCAACGGCCAGTTCGCGACCCAGGGCTACTGGCGGCGGGTCATCGCCGAACTCGGGCCAGACTGGCGGCACATCACTTACGACGAGCGGGCCCGTGGGCGCAAGTCCGGACGTTCGGCGGATTATTCGTTCGCGGCCGCCGTCGGCGATGTCGATGCCGTGCTCGAGGCTCGAGGTGTCGACCGAGCGCTGGTGGTCGGGTGGTCGTACGGCGCCTTCGTCGCCGCGCACTGGGCGAGCCGCAATCCGGACCGGACGATCGGCGCTGTCCTGGTCGATGGGGCACAGCCGCACGACTGGTTCACCGATGAGATGGTGCAAGGGATCCAAGGGGTCTTCCGTCGCCTGCAATGGCTGATGGTGCCACTCCGCCTGACGGGACTCACGCCGCGAATGACCGCCCTGGAGATGGCCCAATGCAACATCGAAGTCGGCAGGCTCGCGCGTGAACGGGAACTCGGTCCGGTGATGGACAGGATCACCGTCCCGACCCGGTATGTCCTCGCATCCGGAACGTCGTTCGGCAGCAAGGGGGATGAGCAGGAGAAGATCCGCGCCAGCGTGCCCGCGGTGGCCGAACGCAACCCGCACATCACGATTCACGCCAAAGTCGCGAGCAATCACGGCGCGATCCTTCGCAAGGACTTCCGCGCGATCGCCGAGGCGGTCCGCGGCGTCGCCGGTTGA
- a CDS encoding carbohydrate ABC transporter permease, with protein sequence MTSVATASPDTAAQSVPPRKKVSSLLRSQRRAGVWMALPASLHAGIWIGLPMLASIVLSFTQYDVISAPRFIGLANFEDLFTDPVFMTSLRNTAVYAFFTVPVSMAIALVLAVMLNQGIRGQMLYRTAIFIPQVTATVAIALVWLWIYNPRGGLANQLLGFFGIGQVSWLTDTAWSLPSIIAVGVWQGIGLKMLIYLAALQGLPKDVFEAASIDGATAVQKFMQITVPMLKPATFFVLVTSIIGAFQAFDQVYILTQGGPANSTTLITYEIYKSAFQQFRMGLACAQSLVLFVFLIVLTLINRRLMGGSNDDS encoded by the coding sequence GTGACATCGGTCGCCACCGCCTCGCCGGATACCGCAGCCCAGTCCGTCCCGCCACGGAAAAAGGTCTCCAGCCTGCTGCGATCCCAGCGGCGCGCAGGGGTATGGATGGCCTTGCCGGCCAGCCTCCACGCCGGCATCTGGATCGGCCTTCCGATGCTCGCCTCGATCGTGCTCAGTTTCACCCAGTACGACGTCATCTCAGCTCCCCGCTTCATTGGCCTGGCCAATTTCGAAGATCTGTTCACCGATCCGGTGTTTATGACCAGCCTGAGGAACACGGCCGTCTACGCCTTCTTCACCGTGCCGGTCTCCATGGCCATCGCACTGGTCCTGGCCGTGATGCTGAACCAGGGCATCCGCGGGCAAATGCTGTACCGCACGGCGATCTTCATTCCGCAGGTCACCGCCACCGTGGCCATCGCCCTGGTGTGGCTCTGGATCTACAACCCGCGCGGCGGCCTGGCCAACCAGCTGCTCGGATTCTTCGGCATTGGCCAGGTGTCGTGGCTGACGGATACCGCGTGGTCGCTGCCGTCGATCATTGCCGTGGGTGTCTGGCAGGGGATCGGGCTGAAGATGCTGATCTACTTGGCCGCCCTGCAGGGCTTGCCGAAGGATGTGTTCGAAGCCGCCTCCATTGACGGCGCCACCGCGGTGCAGAAGTTCATGCAGATCACCGTGCCGATGCTCAAACCCGCCACCTTCTTCGTCCTGGTGACCTCGATCATCGGCGCGTTCCAGGCTTTCGACCAGGTGTACATCCTGACCCAGGGCGGCCCCGCCAACTCCACCACCCTGATTACCTACGAGATCTACAAGTCAGCGTTCCAGCAGTTCAGGATGGGCCTGGCCTGTGCGCAGTCTCTGGTGCTGTTCGTCTTCCTGATCGTCCTGACGCTGATCAACCGCCGCCTGATGGGAGGATCCAATGACGATAGTTAA
- a CDS encoding FadR/GntR family transcriptional regulator — translation MEEELLGSPAPILRPVRHGNAFEETIERLLQNIKLGLFGVGTKLPAERELAEMLGVSRATLRDALAELQKAGYVEVQRGRYGGTYVCSRPPAGSGSYPELDPAEVDDVLTFRGVLEPAAASLAARATLSPAQRGHLLRTLAEVASAPANLYRPKDARFHVAIAEVAGSPSLALAVADVRSKVSDLLDRIPLIQPNLEHSNRQHQEIVDAILRGDDEAAFKAAQDHLQGTASLLHGFLGHSQPEVSPQSTAPQR, via the coding sequence ATGGAAGAGGAACTGCTCGGAAGCCCCGCACCGATTCTCCGCCCGGTCCGGCACGGCAACGCCTTCGAGGAGACCATCGAACGCTTGCTCCAGAACATCAAACTCGGTCTGTTCGGTGTAGGGACCAAGCTGCCAGCTGAGCGGGAACTTGCCGAGATGCTGGGCGTATCGCGCGCCACCCTGAGGGATGCCCTGGCCGAGCTGCAGAAGGCCGGATACGTTGAAGTTCAGCGCGGCCGCTATGGAGGAACGTACGTGTGCAGCCGGCCCCCTGCGGGTTCGGGGTCCTACCCGGAACTCGATCCGGCCGAGGTAGACGACGTCCTGACCTTTCGCGGCGTACTCGAGCCGGCGGCCGCATCCTTGGCGGCCAGGGCGACGTTATCACCTGCCCAGCGCGGTCACCTGTTAAGGACTTTGGCCGAGGTGGCCAGTGCACCTGCGAATCTGTACCGGCCGAAGGACGCAAGATTCCATGTGGCGATCGCAGAAGTGGCAGGATCGCCAAGCCTTGCACTCGCGGTGGCGGATGTCCGCTCAAAGGTAAGTGACCTGCTGGACCGGATACCTCTTATCCAACCCAACCTGGAACATTCCAACCGGCAGCACCAGGAAATCGTGGACGCCATACTCCGGGGCGACGATGAGGCAGCCTTCAAGGCGGCGCAAGATCATCTGCAGGGAACAGCGTCGCTGCTACATGGATTCCTCGGACATTCCCAGCCTGAGGTTTCCCCGCAATCGACTGCACCACAGCGTTGA
- a CDS encoding acetylxylan esterase, translated as MAFFDWPQDRLVSYLPEREEQPDFDDFWQATLDEAASHPLNATFTPWSGGLDTVDVFDVEFSGFHGQRVKAWLLLPRHRSGRLPGLVQYIGYGGGRGIPYERLAYSAAGYAHLVMDNRGQGGGGKTTADTHDREVSGTAPASPGYLTRGIDDPANHYYRRLITDAVRAVDALAAHPDVDPKRIGVVGGSQGGGLALAVGGLRQDLRAVVADVPFLCHYRRASQVTDAGPYWEVARYLAGNRFEVENVIRTLSYFDGVNFASRATAPGWLSVGLMDKICPPSTVYAAFNHYAADKDLAVFPYNGHEGGGDYGLPRKLAALESSLR; from the coding sequence ATGGCATTTTTTGATTGGCCGCAGGATCGCCTCGTTTCCTATCTTCCCGAACGCGAAGAGCAGCCGGACTTCGATGATTTCTGGCAGGCCACCCTTGACGAAGCAGCCAGCCACCCCCTGAATGCAACGTTCACGCCATGGTCCGGCGGCCTGGATACCGTTGACGTCTTCGATGTTGAGTTTTCGGGATTCCACGGCCAGCGCGTCAAGGCGTGGCTGTTGCTGCCCAGGCACCGCAGCGGCAGGCTTCCCGGCCTGGTGCAGTACATCGGATACGGCGGCGGCCGTGGCATTCCCTACGAACGGCTGGCCTACAGCGCTGCCGGCTACGCCCATCTGGTGATGGACAACAGGGGCCAGGGCGGCGGCGGGAAGACCACCGCGGACACGCACGACCGAGAAGTTTCCGGGACCGCCCCCGCATCACCGGGTTACCTGACCAGGGGCATCGACGACCCGGCCAACCACTATTACCGCAGGCTCATCACGGACGCTGTCCGGGCCGTGGACGCCCTCGCGGCACACCCTGACGTCGACCCCAAGCGGATCGGCGTGGTGGGCGGCAGCCAGGGCGGAGGCCTGGCCCTGGCCGTCGGCGGCCTGCGCCAGGACCTTCGTGCGGTGGTGGCCGATGTGCCGTTTCTCTGCCACTACCGCCGGGCGAGCCAGGTCACCGACGCCGGACCCTATTGGGAAGTTGCCCGGTATCTGGCCGGCAACCGCTTCGAAGTCGAAAACGTCATCCGGACCCTGTCGTACTTCGACGGCGTGAACTTCGCGTCCCGCGCCACGGCACCAGGCTGGCTGTCGGTGGGCCTGATGGACAAAATCTGTCCGCCGTCCACGGTCTACGCCGCCTTCAACCACTACGCGGCGGACAAAGACCTGGCCGTGTTCCCGTACAACGGCCACGAAGGCGGCGGAGACTACGGCCTTCCGCGAAAGCTCGCCGCCCTCGAGTCGTCGCTGCGGTAA
- the eat gene encoding ethanolamine permease, whose product MGTTVASSDSAQLTDDKRYLQHRQLKRGAAGWILLAGLGVAYVISGDFAGWNLGLAQGGWGGLLIAFVLMGVMYTCMAFGLAELSSALPATGAGYGFARRALGPLGGFATGMAVLIEYAVAPAAIAIFIGGYVEALGLFGLTNSWPVYLVTYAVFVGIHLRGVGEALKMIFGITAVAVVALAAVVVGLIPHFNAQNLFDIVPDGSPTSSAFLPMGISGAVGALVYGIWFFLAVEGVPLAAEETANPKKDMPRGIMVAVVILVVFGALMLVLVPGAAGSAAMSESDNPLPEALRLAYGGNTFLADFVNYAGLAGLVASFFSIIYAYSRQLFALSRAGYLPKWLSLTGKRRTPYWALIVPGSIGFLLAAITGDGALLINIAVFGATVSYVLLNLSHIVLRRKEPDLPRGYRTPGGVATTSIALVLAAVAVVATFVVDIFAASITAAIFGAALLYYWFYSRHRIVAGAPEEEFAQLAAAEAELKS is encoded by the coding sequence ATGGGAACTACAGTGGCATCCTCTGATTCAGCCCAGCTTACCGACGACAAGCGATATCTCCAGCACCGCCAACTGAAACGCGGGGCCGCGGGGTGGATCCTGCTTGCCGGACTCGGAGTTGCATATGTCATCTCCGGCGACTTCGCAGGGTGGAACCTCGGCCTCGCCCAAGGCGGCTGGGGCGGTCTCCTCATCGCATTTGTTCTCATGGGCGTCATGTACACCTGCATGGCTTTCGGACTCGCCGAGCTATCCTCGGCGCTTCCTGCCACAGGCGCCGGATATGGCTTCGCCCGTCGCGCACTGGGTCCCTTGGGCGGATTCGCCACCGGAATGGCCGTGCTCATTGAATACGCCGTTGCGCCGGCTGCGATTGCCATCTTCATTGGCGGCTATGTTGAAGCGCTGGGACTCTTTGGCCTGACCAACTCCTGGCCGGTGTATCTGGTGACCTACGCTGTTTTTGTGGGCATCCATCTCCGCGGAGTGGGAGAGGCTCTCAAGATGATCTTCGGCATCACCGCAGTCGCCGTCGTTGCCCTGGCCGCCGTCGTCGTGGGCCTGATCCCACATTTCAACGCCCAGAACCTCTTTGACATAGTCCCTGACGGCTCGCCCACCTCGAGCGCTTTTCTCCCTATGGGAATCAGCGGCGCCGTCGGTGCACTCGTGTATGGCATCTGGTTTTTCCTTGCAGTCGAAGGGGTTCCCCTGGCCGCCGAGGAGACGGCCAATCCGAAGAAGGACATGCCGCGGGGCATCATGGTCGCTGTTGTGATCCTGGTCGTCTTCGGGGCCCTGATGCTCGTACTCGTTCCGGGCGCCGCAGGGTCAGCCGCAATGAGTGAATCCGATAACCCCCTCCCCGAGGCTCTGCGCCTGGCGTACGGTGGCAACACTTTCCTGGCAGACTTCGTCAACTATGCTGGCCTCGCCGGGCTCGTAGCCAGCTTCTTCTCCATCATTTATGCCTATTCCCGCCAGCTCTTTGCGCTGTCCCGGGCAGGGTATCTTCCCAAATGGCTGTCCCTGACAGGCAAACGGCGGACCCCTTATTGGGCACTGATCGTCCCTGGCTCGATCGGCTTCTTACTGGCGGCAATAACCGGTGACGGCGCACTCCTGATCAACATCGCCGTCTTTGGTGCGACAGTCTCCTACGTCCTCCTGAACCTCTCGCACATTGTGCTGAGGAGGAAGGAACCGGACCTGCCCCGCGGATACCGGACACCCGGAGGGGTCGCCACCACCTCAATCGCGCTGGTCCTTGCTGCCGTCGCGGTCGTCGCAACATTTGTGGTCGACATATTCGCCGCATCCATAACAGCTGCAATCTTCGGCGCAGCGCTCCTCTACTACTGGTTCTACAGCCGGCACCGCATCGTTGCAGGTGCTCCCGAAGAGGAATTCGCGCAGTTGGCTGCAGCCGAGGCCGAACTCAAGAGCTGA
- a CDS encoding YbhB/YbcL family Raf kinase inhibitor-like protein yields the protein MSPHDSHTRHGSPSLHLSSESIQDGQTLPPAQRSGKMRAGGKDESPQLSWGGAPAGTMSYAVTTFDPDAPGRGGFWHWAMLDIPAGVTSLPAGAGAEGVRQLPSGAIQLKNDAGFHGYVGAAPPPGHGPHRYVFTVYALDVEHLGLDAGFSPAKLESKLSAHSLGRGIITAIFER from the coding sequence ATGTCTCCCCACGATTCCCATACCCGCCACGGTTCCCCTTCCCTGCACCTCAGCAGCGAGTCCATCCAGGATGGCCAGACCCTGCCGCCCGCACAGCGCAGCGGCAAGATGCGTGCCGGCGGCAAGGACGAATCGCCTCAACTGAGCTGGGGCGGCGCGCCGGCTGGCACCATGAGTTACGCCGTGACAACGTTCGATCCAGACGCCCCGGGCCGCGGCGGATTCTGGCACTGGGCCATGCTGGACATCCCCGCAGGCGTCACGTCGCTGCCCGCCGGAGCCGGTGCCGAAGGCGTGCGCCAGCTTCCGTCCGGCGCGATCCAGTTGAAGAACGACGCCGGTTTCCACGGCTACGTGGGCGCCGCACCGCCACCCGGACACGGCCCGCACCGGTATGTTTTCACGGTCTACGCCCTGGATGTGGAACACCTCGGGCTGGACGCCGGATTCAGCCCCGCCAAGCTGGAATCGAAGCTGTCCGCACACTCCCTGGGGCGCGGGATAATCACGGCCATCTTCGAACGCTGA
- a CDS encoding MFS transporter has protein sequence MPPPADGVPAGTSKALWVLYADTFIMAVGFYMLIPLLAFHLLEDLSLTIAFVGVLTAVRSASQNGLMPLSGWIADRIDYKKAIAVGVLVRAAGFALLGTVDSVPLLVAASILSGLGGALFHPASYAAYTALAEGRDSVRVYSTREMISNLGFVIGPMIGGLLAGFDFKWVSLGAALLFLVAFIFTVAGLPAGLSARNPSASGIRDVLSNRGFLRYCALASALWLLASQLYLVVPIRAGDVLPGPVGVGLVYTAAAVLMVVTMLPLTAFVARRLSARAILGAGALSLGAGIAVMGLWGTTAGLLAGVGLFTVGQMLSQPVMNAVVADFARGGSIASHFGVFGLAQAAGSVVGNLVGGLLYTIAGEASAVALVPWFVFFGWGGLVAVAFWTRGPRPEQ, from the coding sequence GTGCCCCCTCCAGCGGACGGCGTACCGGCGGGCACATCCAAGGCGTTGTGGGTGCTTTATGCGGACACCTTCATCATGGCTGTCGGGTTCTACATGCTCATCCCGCTGCTGGCCTTCCACCTCCTCGAAGACCTCTCGCTCACCATCGCGTTCGTCGGAGTTCTCACGGCAGTGCGGTCCGCGTCCCAGAACGGGCTTATGCCGCTGTCCGGCTGGATCGCCGACCGCATTGACTACAAGAAGGCCATCGCGGTGGGGGTGCTCGTACGCGCCGCTGGGTTCGCCTTGCTCGGGACCGTCGATTCGGTGCCGCTGTTGGTTGCCGCTTCCATCCTTTCCGGACTTGGCGGGGCACTGTTCCACCCGGCCAGCTACGCCGCGTACACCGCCCTCGCAGAAGGCAGGGACTCGGTGCGCGTTTATTCGACGCGCGAAATGATCTCCAACCTGGGGTTCGTCATCGGACCGATGATCGGCGGCCTTCTGGCCGGATTCGACTTCAAATGGGTCAGCCTGGGCGCCGCGCTGCTCTTTCTTGTCGCCTTCATTTTCACTGTCGCTGGGCTCCCCGCGGGACTTTCAGCACGGAATCCTTCCGCGTCAGGCATCCGTGACGTGCTGTCAAACCGCGGGTTTCTTCGGTACTGTGCACTCGCCAGCGCCCTGTGGCTGCTCGCCTCGCAGCTCTACCTCGTCGTTCCCATCCGGGCCGGAGATGTTCTCCCGGGACCCGTGGGCGTGGGACTCGTCTACACCGCCGCCGCTGTTCTTATGGTCGTCACGATGCTTCCCCTGACCGCTTTCGTAGCCCGCCGTTTATCCGCACGCGCCATTCTGGGCGCCGGCGCTCTGTCTCTTGGTGCCGGCATAGCCGTCATGGGGCTGTGGGGCACAACGGCGGGGCTGCTCGCCGGAGTCGGTCTCTTCACCGTCGGCCAAATGCTCTCGCAGCCCGTGATGAATGCAGTGGTCGCAGACTTTGCCCGCGGCGGATCCATCGCCTCGCACTTCGGCGTTTTTGGCCTGGCTCAAGCCGCGGGCAGCGTCGTCGGCAATCTGGTTGGCGGCCTCCTTTACACAATCGCCGGCGAGGCTTCCGCTGTCGCGCTCGTGCCCTGGTTCGTGTTTTTCGGCTGGGGAGGTCTCGTCGCTGTTGCGTTCTGGACCCGGGGTCCGCGTCCGGAGCAGTGA
- a CDS encoding IclR family transcriptional regulator: MAIDEVTKASPGAAVKSADRTLSVLEYLAQNSHAGLPEMANALNIPKSSLHGLLRTMTARGWVATEVTGTRYSLGVRALQVGTAYVESDKVVSRAQNILDWLSDELHETVHLGRLDGSDVVYLDKRESQHQLRMHSALGKRLPAHAVSLGKAVLAEYSPGDVRARLGENLVALTQHTITDMDRLLEDLALTHERGYSFEREENTIGTACFAIALPGPGPIVDAVSVALPLVRLDKELEEKVISSLQTARQSYSPPSTWGR, encoded by the coding sequence ATGGCCATCGATGAAGTGACAAAGGCGTCTCCAGGAGCCGCCGTGAAGTCAGCGGACCGGACGTTGTCGGTTCTGGAATATCTCGCGCAGAACAGCCATGCCGGCCTGCCGGAAATGGCCAATGCCCTGAACATCCCGAAGTCGAGCCTGCATGGCCTGCTGCGCACCATGACCGCACGCGGCTGGGTTGCCACCGAGGTCACCGGCACTAGGTACTCGCTGGGGGTCCGCGCACTGCAGGTCGGCACGGCGTACGTCGAATCCGACAAAGTTGTCTCGCGCGCCCAGAACATCCTGGACTGGCTTTCCGACGAGCTGCACGAGACGGTCCACCTGGGCCGCCTGGACGGCAGCGACGTCGTGTATCTGGACAAGCGGGAATCGCAGCACCAGCTTCGTATGCACTCGGCCCTCGGCAAGAGGCTCCCGGCACATGCCGTTTCCCTGGGAAAAGCCGTCCTGGCGGAATACAGCCCCGGGGACGTCCGCGCACGTCTGGGGGAGAATCTCGTGGCACTCACCCAGCACACCATCACGGACATGGACCGGCTCCTTGAAGACCTGGCCCTGACGCATGAGCGCGGCTATTCGTTTGAACGGGAGGAGAACACCATCGGGACCGCCTGTTTCGCCATCGCGCTTCCGGGACCGGGCCCGATCGTTGACGCGGTCAGTGTTGCCCTCCCCCTGGTCCGGCTTGATAAGGAGCTGGAGGAAAAAGTGATTTCCTCGCTGCAGACCGCCCGTCAAAGTTATTCACCACCAAGCACATGGGGTCGCTAA
- a CDS encoding carbohydrate ABC transporter permease — translation MTIVKAPKRAPQHTGPTAAPGAATLVDHKRKARFRRGLLCLALIAIAFVMLVPFLWMIITSLRPPSELGMANPPLIPGELQWSNYSDALKAAPFATYARNSFIIAISHTVLNLVMASMAGYALARLKFRGSTLIMGAFIAALMIPTYTKIVPEFLIVRFMPFFGGNDAFGQGGIGWLDSWWALIIPGAVTPFAVFLFRQFYASVPVELAEAARLDGVSEFGIYARIITPQIKPAIATVALLTFESSWNNFLWPLLVTSSDNLRVIQVGLSVFQNENTTQWSLLMAGTALATLPMVALFLLGQRYFVDGFTHAGIK, via the coding sequence ATGACGATAGTTAAGGCTCCAAAGCGAGCGCCGCAACACACCGGGCCTACCGCAGCGCCGGGGGCAGCCACCCTGGTGGACCACAAACGAAAGGCCCGGTTCCGGCGCGGTCTGCTGTGCCTGGCGCTGATCGCCATTGCGTTCGTCATGCTGGTCCCGTTCCTGTGGATGATCATTACCTCGCTGCGGCCGCCGAGTGAGCTGGGCATGGCCAATCCGCCGCTGATTCCCGGAGAACTCCAGTGGAGCAACTACTCCGATGCGCTGAAGGCCGCCCCCTTCGCCACGTATGCGCGCAACAGCTTCATCATCGCCATCAGCCACACAGTGCTCAACCTGGTGATGGCCTCGATGGCCGGATACGCGCTGGCCAGACTCAAATTCCGTGGATCAACCCTGATTATGGGAGCGTTCATCGCCGCCCTGATGATCCCGACTTACACGAAGATCGTCCCGGAGTTCCTGATCGTGCGGTTCATGCCGTTCTTCGGGGGCAACGACGCGTTCGGGCAGGGCGGCATTGGCTGGCTGGATTCCTGGTGGGCGTTGATAATTCCGGGCGCGGTGACACCTTTTGCAGTGTTCCTGTTCCGCCAGTTCTACGCCTCCGTTCCCGTTGAGCTGGCCGAAGCAGCCCGCCTGGATGGCGTCAGCGAATTCGGCATCTATGCCAGGATCATCACCCCGCAGATCAAACCGGCCATTGCCACCGTGGCGCTGCTGACGTTTGAGTCCTCCTGGAACAACTTCCTGTGGCCGCTGCTGGTCACATCCTCGGACAACTTGCGCGTCATCCAGGTAGGTCTGTCGGTCTTCCAGAACGAAAACACCACCCAATGGTCGCTGCTGATGGCCGGGACTGCCCTGGCCACGCTCCCGATGGTGGCGCTCTTCCTGCTGGGCCAGCGCTATTTCGTCGACGGATTCACCCACGCAGGCATCAAATAA
- a CDS encoding ABC transporter substrate-binding protein — MTLTRRSFLSAVGISSVALSAAACSGPTAGSGPATVATGKLSGQVSLLTPIFEGAAGKALLEQKLIPAFQKTHPDVSFKVDYVNYSALNEKLTTGLAGGTVADVLMLGVGWIPPFAAKGVLAELPAEFADGQGFHPRVLDPSRHEGKLYALPAVLDTRFVAYRKDIFEEAGITAPPQNWEELRGIAKELTRSSGGRISRAGIDAFSIDLRQGWEYALFANGGKLFDETGRKVLFNQREGVEALEFLAGLIKDGSTAFDFRSEAGKPLQLQTGNAAMALVNNAHFMTIQQQSPELIKEGKIGTFLLKNTTEAMFQGGTLASVSARSKNPDAAQTFVRYLASPEVILHTCEYRGSVPAISALASSDYVKNNDFVRFAVDNLDKSVSEGGTPAWMEIRDTIKAAVEEALTGKATAQEALDRLADTANDAIGRLQ, encoded by the coding sequence ATGACGCTGACACGCCGCTCATTTCTTTCAGCCGTGGGAATCAGCTCGGTAGCCCTGTCGGCCGCCGCCTGTTCCGGGCCAACAGCGGGATCAGGGCCGGCCACTGTGGCCACCGGCAAACTGTCCGGCCAGGTTTCGCTGCTTACCCCGATCTTCGAAGGCGCCGCCGGCAAGGCACTGCTGGAGCAGAAACTCATCCCCGCCTTCCAGAAAACCCACCCGGATGTGAGCTTCAAGGTCGACTACGTGAATTACTCGGCCCTGAACGAAAAGCTGACCACCGGACTGGCCGGCGGAACCGTGGCCGACGTCCTGATGCTCGGCGTGGGATGGATTCCGCCCTTCGCCGCCAAGGGCGTGCTGGCCGAGCTGCCGGCGGAATTCGCCGACGGCCAAGGCTTCCACCCGCGGGTGCTCGATCCTTCCAGGCACGAGGGCAAGCTTTACGCCCTGCCCGCCGTGCTCGACACACGATTCGTGGCCTACCGGAAAGACATTTTCGAGGAAGCCGGGATCACTGCACCGCCGCAGAACTGGGAAGAGCTCCGCGGAATCGCCAAGGAGCTCACCCGCTCCAGCGGCGGCCGGATATCACGGGCAGGCATTGACGCCTTCTCGATCGACCTCCGCCAGGGCTGGGAGTACGCCCTTTTCGCCAACGGCGGCAAGCTCTTTGACGAAACGGGCAGGAAGGTCCTGTTCAATCAGCGCGAAGGCGTCGAGGCACTTGAATTCCTGGCCGGGCTGATCAAGGACGGATCCACCGCCTTCGACTTCCGTTCCGAAGCGGGCAAGCCGCTGCAGCTGCAGACAGGCAACGCCGCGATGGCCCTGGTCAACAACGCACACTTCATGACCATCCAGCAGCAGAGTCCGGAGCTCATCAAGGAAGGAAAGATCGGAACTTTCCTTCTGAAGAACACCACGGAGGCGATGTTCCAAGGCGGGACGCTGGCCTCGGTCTCCGCGCGGTCCAAGAACCCCGACGCCGCCCAGACCTTTGTGCGGTACCTGGCCAGCCCTGAGGTCATCCTCCATACCTGTGAATACCGTGGTTCCGTTCCCGCGATCAGTGCGCTGGCCTCCAGCGACTACGTCAAGAACAACGACTTCGTCCGGTTCGCCGTCGACAACTTGGACAAGTCGGTCAGCGAAGGCGGCACGCCGGCGTGGATGGAGATCCGGGACACCATCAAGGCAGCCGTTGAGGAAGCACTCACCGGGAAAGCAACGGCCCAGGAAGCCCTGGACCGGCTGGCAGATACGGCCAACGACGCGATCGGCCGGCTCCAGTGA